One segment of Spirochaetota bacterium DNA contains the following:
- the fliN gene encoding flagellar motor switch protein FliN has protein sequence MGDGSLSQDEIDALLQGADDMLSGTARVPAGDFAPAQAALSPVERESVADFLNSSMGSVMPALSGYLGKNIIIGNALVEVKSADQVRAEFPKQYVQIVVNFSGGVNGKNVILLSMNDAGVISSLMMGDDSGTPPGTLTEAHQSTLQEFVSQMMSTIATQLSNKIGKGVNTTAPDLKVVQGNIEVPGTPDVVKVTYNLTIQNLINSKMYQLMNIELAGEIARGAYVPQMQQPEYRPEPAQPRTTSQVGISPVRFPPLGEGMQSIPTGNINLLLDVPMTLTVELGRTRQLVKDILGLGEGSIIELDKLAGEPVDLLVNGKLIARGEVVVIDENFGVRVTDIVSPAERIAKMQS, from the coding sequence ATGGGTGACGGTTCATTGTCCCAGGATGAAATAGATGCCCTATTACAGGGTGCTGATGATATGCTCTCTGGTACTGCCAGGGTACCGGCAGGTGACTTTGCACCTGCTCAGGCTGCTTTATCACCAGTAGAAAGAGAATCGGTAGCTGATTTTTTAAATAGCAGCATGGGCAGTGTAATGCCCGCATTATCCGGCTATTTGGGAAAGAATATAATAATTGGCAATGCCCTGGTGGAGGTAAAAAGTGCTGATCAGGTGCGTGCCGAATTCCCAAAGCAGTATGTGCAAATTGTAGTTAATTTTTCTGGGGGCGTGAATGGTAAGAACGTAATTCTATTATCAATGAATGATGCCGGGGTTATTTCCTCATTAATGATGGGAGATGATTCAGGTACACCACCTGGCACTCTGACTGAGGCTCATCAGAGTACATTGCAGGAATTTGTAAGTCAGATGATGTCCACTATTGCAACACAATTAAGTAATAAAATTGGTAAGGGTGTTAATACTACGGCTCCCGATTTAAAAGTTGTTCAGGGTAATATAGAAGTTCCAGGAACTCCAGATGTAGTAAAGGTAACCTATAACCTTACTATTCAAAATTTAATTAACTCCAAAATGTATCAACTGATGAATATTGAACTTGCAGGTGAAATTGCCCGTGGTGCTTATGTTCCGCAAATGCAACAGCCGGAATACAGGCCTGAGCCAGCACAGCCCAGAACAACTTCACAGGTGGGTATAAGCCCTGTTCGGTTCCCGCCATTGGGTGAAGGTATGCAATCAATTCCAACAGGCAACATTAATCTGCTACTTGATGTGCCCATGACGCTGACCGTGGAACTGGGTAGAACACGACAGCTGGTTAAAGATATATTGGGATTGGGTGAGGGTTCCATCATTGAGCTTGATAAATTGGCTGGTGAACCTGTTGACTTGCTTGTCAATGGTAAACTGATTGCCCGTGGTGAGGTTGTTGTTATTGATGAAAATTTTGGAGTTCGTGTAACTGATATCGTAAGCCCGGCAGAACGTATTGCCAAGATGCAGTCATAA
- a CDS encoding flagellar biosynthetic protein FliO: MERDIPMIGDYRSVMKKFFYHSVLLCLIFILCPITMYYRPNDTMLYAKETKTVKAVKNDKEKSSGEKSNEVVDVKENAAPIAETKDADKKDNEAQKGDYLYNYEQPQVEEESYIWLIFKTIFVMGVLIAGFYYFFKFITQKVAITAIGQEVITILSVVPLGQNKFLQVVDIAGRVYVLGVSDNNINLITEIKDKDDIDRIRLLSSKSTPPKQGGFQEYLSTQLGKVLDKMKNPGRPSQRFTTEERTIHDDVLLSYRQRLKKLNGDDE; this comes from the coding sequence ATGGAACGTGATATACCAATGATTGGTGATTATAGGAGTGTTATGAAAAAATTTTTTTACCATAGTGTTTTATTATGTCTCATTTTTATATTATGTCCCATTACCATGTACTATCGCCCCAATGATACTATGCTGTATGCAAAAGAAACCAAAACTGTTAAAGCAGTAAAGAATGATAAAGAAAAGAGCAGTGGGGAAAAAAGTAATGAGGTTGTTGATGTAAAGGAAAATGCTGCCCCAATAGCAGAAACTAAGGATGCTGATAAAAAAGACAATGAAGCGCAAAAAGGCGATTACTTATATAACTATGAGCAGCCTCAGGTTGAAGAGGAATCGTATATATGGCTTATTTTCAAAACTATCTTTGTGATGGGTGTGCTTATTGCAGGATTTTATTATTTTTTCAAGTTCATTACACAAAAAGTGGCAATAACAGCTATTGGCCAGGAGGTAATCACTATATTGTCGGTAGTACCACTGGGTCAGAATAAATTTTTACAGGTAGTGGATATTGCAGGAAGGGTATATGTGCTTGGTGTATCGGACAACAATATAAATTTGATTACTGAAATAAAAGATAAGGATGATATTGATAGAATACGGTTATTAAGTTCTAAATCAACGCCACCCAAACAAGGAGGTTTCCAGGAGTATCTGTCCACACAGTTGGGTAAGGTGCTTGATAAAATGAAAAATCCGGGGAGACCATCGCAGCGATTTACCACTGAAGAAAGAACAATTCATGATGATGTGCTGCTTTCATACAGGCAACGATTGAAGAAATTAAATGGTGATGATGAGTAA
- the fliP gene encoding flagellar type III secretion system pore protein FliP (The bacterial flagellar biogenesis protein FliP forms a type III secretion system (T3SS)-type pore required for flagellar assembly.) yields MCIDTAFAQKAGNVRMPIPKIGFDIEEAKTPKDVSLSLQILFLLTILTLAPSIIMMMTSFTRVVIVLDFVRRALSLQQMPPTQVIVGLAIFLTIFIMSPTLTEINDKALQPYLKGQISNEEFYNRGMEPLRKFMLKQTRKKDIALFIELAKLERPKTEDDVPTYCLIPAFMISELKRAFEMGVYIFIPFIVIDMIVASALMAMGMIMLPPIMISLPFKIVLFVLVDGWNLLTYELVKSFM; encoded by the coding sequence ATGTGTATAGATACAGCATTTGCCCAGAAAGCTGGCAATGTCAGAATGCCCATACCAAAGATAGGGTTTGATATTGAAGAGGCAAAAACACCCAAGGATGTGTCGCTAAGTCTGCAGATTTTATTCCTGCTCACTATTCTAACGCTGGCGCCTTCTATTATTATGATGATGACCTCATTTACCCGTGTTGTTATTGTGCTTGATTTTGTGCGCCGCGCACTATCGCTTCAGCAGATGCCCCCCACACAGGTTATTGTGGGACTTGCAATTTTCCTTACAATTTTTATTATGTCACCTACTCTTACCGAGATAAATGATAAAGCACTCCAGCCGTATCTTAAAGGGCAAATCAGCAACGAAGAATTTTACAATAGGGGTATGGAGCCATTGCGCAAATTCATGCTGAAGCAAACCCGTAAGAAAGATATAGCACTGTTTATTGAGCTTGCAAAATTAGAACGGCCAAAAACCGAAGATGATGTGCCAACGTATTGCCTTATTCCAGCGTTTATGATCAGTGAATTGAAACGAGCCTTTGAAATGGGTGTGTATATATTTATACCTTTTATAGTTATTGATATGATTGTGGCAAGTGCACTTATGGCAATGGGGATGATTATGCTTCCGCCTATCATGATTTCATTGCCGTTTAAGATTGTGCTTTTTGTGCTGGTGGATGGATGGAATCTGCTTACCTATGAGCTGGTGAAGTCATTTATGTAG